From the genome of Spodoptera frugiperda isolate SF20-4 chromosome 23, AGI-APGP_CSIRO_Sfru_2.0, whole genome shotgun sequence, one region includes:
- the LOC118267112 gene encoding zinc finger CCCH domain-containing protein 13 isoform X1 — MDKRQEELTKLQSYTNKVDNDLTMILQSLQWDRKTLIQNPVLGTCRYDSKHKIPPDKTDEHEKVCFLRDNGYSKEDQLLPEPLDANANTLVTLKKEDIQQIIANASRADITFKKGVGCHGPEPMSLERLQVCYSADERRVIHDAVVSAVPSCHDLADLALLSESNEQGSKVILTRKEILLELRNMRRRRTKYRVAPKTRNYSDVLRDVIKTQMEVYNDVKTEDITPTEPVDENNSQYSRTDPNNVDRNSHDPHNIKRNRRDSYNDDRSRHKSYNDDRSRHKSYNDDRSRHNSYNDDRSRHNSYNVDRNRNDSHSNDRNRYEQTKKWVPKPIQVKIEKGEHRERVKIDNRRHSRRDSDDYESHRHERKEWVPRPIQEEIKIEREDFTERDERTDRRHSRHSKHEDRHKHDRPEKWVPRPIKIEVKTEREDSSERDRSSESRHYRRDHRNDGQDRHKRDGVWVPRPIKEEIKTEREDSSESDRSSESRHSRRAYRNDSQDRHKRDEVTVPRPIKEEIKTEREDFTERHRSLDRRYSSQDYDLMPRPIKVEVKTEREETESTTDHRKEKSHKTNRGEVNRPHDRDKSDRRDHNTRDTRYYEETDRERTQKYGEHSRKRRDGYDYERYNNHRDKTRERQNYSDDREYRSEKRHKRSHRHDDHDIESRRRKESRVDEESYGDRRERRDDRRKDKDRRHKDKHRSSRHDYRHEGTEEPSDKIHIKKERPDSDTSRDDHDGSDDDVHGDRRRGRRRPYYDDHNMQDVYDPNKKIKTEK; from the exons atggatAAAAGACAAGAAGAATTAACGAAGTTACAGTCTTATACCAATAAAGTCGACAATGATCTCACTATGATTTTACAATCTCTTCAATGGGACCGGAAAACCCTAATACAG aaCCCTGTGCTGGGCACTTGCAGATATGACTCGAAACACAAGATCCCTCCTGATAAGACTGATGAACATGAGAAAGTATGCTTTTTGAGGGACAATGGATATTCGAAAGAAGATCAGCTGTTACCAGAGCCTCTTGATGCAAACGCTAATACACTTGTGACACTCA AGAAAGAAGATATCCAGCAAATCATAGCCAATGCATCAAGAGCggatattacttttaaaaaag GCGTAGGTTGCCACGGACCAGAGCCGATGTCACTGGAGCGGCTTCAGGTGTGCTACTCGGCAGATGAGCGCCGTGTCATACATGATGCTGTGGTCAGCGCAGTACCATCCTGTCATGATCTCGCTGACTTGGCATTACTCAG TGAGAGTAATGAGCAGGGCTCCAAGGTAATCCTGACGCGCAAAGAAATCCTGTTGGAACTTCGCAACATGCGCAGACGCCGCACCAAATACCGCGTCGCTCCTAAGACTCGCAACTATTCGGATGTTTTACGTGACGTTATTAAGACACAG ATGGAAGTCTACAATGATGTTAAAACTGAAGATATCACTCCAACAGAACCAGTTGATGAAAACAACAGTCAGTATTCTAGAACAGACCCAAATAATGTTGACAGAAATAGTCATGACCcacataatattaaaagaaatagacGGGACTCGTATAATGATGACAGAAGTAGACATAAATCGTATAATGATGACAGAAGTAGACATAAATCGTATAATGATGACAGAAGCAGACATAACTCGTATAATGATGACAGAAGCAGACATAACTCGTATAATGTTGACAGAAATAGAAATGACTCGCATAGTAATGACAGAAATAGatatgaacaaacaaaaaaatgggTTCCCAAACCAATACAAGTTAAAATCGAAAAAGGAGAACACAGAGAGAGAGTAAAAATAGACAACAGAAGGCATTCGAGGCGAGACTCTGATGACTACGAAAGTCATCGACATGAACGCAAAGAGTGGGTCCCTAGGCCCATCCAAGAAGAAATAAAGATAGAAAGAGAAGATTTTACGGAGAGAGATGAAAGAACTGATAGAAGACATTCGCGCCACTCCAAACACGAAGACAGACATAAACATGATCGTCCCGAAAAGTGGGTGCCTAGGCCTATCAAAATTGAAGTTAAAACAGAGAGAGAAGATTCTAGCGAAAGAGATAGAAGTTCTGAAAGCAGACACTACAGAAGAGACCATAGAAATGATGGCCAAGACAGACACAAACGTGACGGAGTTTGGGTTCCTAGACCcataaaagaagaaattaaaactGAAAGAGAAGATTCCAGCGAAAGCGATAGAAGCTCTGAAAGCAGACACTCTAGAAGGGCCTATAGAAATGATAGCCAAGACAGACACAAACGTGACGAAGTTACTGTTCCCAGACCcataaaagaagaaattaaaactGAAAGAGAAGATTTCACAGAGAGACACAGAAGCTTAGATAGACGATATTCTAGCCAAGATTACGACTTGATGCCTAGACCTATAAAAGTAGAAGTAAAAACTGAAAGAGAAGAGACGGAGAGTACTACAGACCATAGAAAAGAAAAGTCACATAAAACCAATAGAGGTGAAGTAAATAGACCACATGATCGCGATAAAAGTGACAGACGAGATCACAATACTCGAGACACAAGATATTATGAAGAGACTGACCGAGAAAGAACACAAAAGTATGGAGAGCATTCTCGAAAGAGGAGAGACGGTTACGATTATGAAAGGTATAATAATCACAGAGATAAAACGAGAGAAAGACAAAACTACAGCGATGATAGGGAATACAGGTCTGAAAAGAGACACAAAAGAAGTCATAGACATGATGATCATGATATTGAAAGTAGGAGAAGAAAGGAATCACGAGTAGATGAAGAATCTTATGGTGATAGGAGAGAAAGAAGAGATGATCGACGTAAGGACAAAGATCGTAGACATAAAGACAAACATCGTAGTAGTCGTCACGATTACAGACACGAAGGGACAGAGGAACCAAGTGACAAGatacacattaaaaaagaaagaccGGATAGCGATACATCAAGAGATGACCACGACGGAAGTGATGACGACGTACATGGAGATAGGAGGCGTGGACGCCGTAGACCGTACTATGATGACCATAACATGCAAGACGTATACGATcctaataagaaaattaaaacggagaaataa
- the LOC118267112 gene encoding protein starmaker isoform X2: MSLERLQVCYSADERRVIHDAVVSAVPSCHDLADLALLSESNEQGSKVILTRKEILLELRNMRRRRTKYRVAPKTRNYSDVLRDVIKTQMEVYNDVKTEDITPTEPVDENNSQYSRTDPNNVDRNSHDPHNIKRNRRDSYNDDRSRHKSYNDDRSRHKSYNDDRSRHNSYNDDRSRHNSYNVDRNRNDSHSNDRNRYEQTKKWVPKPIQVKIEKGEHRERVKIDNRRHSRRDSDDYESHRHERKEWVPRPIQEEIKIEREDFTERDERTDRRHSRHSKHEDRHKHDRPEKWVPRPIKIEVKTEREDSSERDRSSESRHYRRDHRNDGQDRHKRDGVWVPRPIKEEIKTEREDSSESDRSSESRHSRRAYRNDSQDRHKRDEVTVPRPIKEEIKTEREDFTERHRSLDRRYSSQDYDLMPRPIKVEVKTEREETESTTDHRKEKSHKTNRGEVNRPHDRDKSDRRDHNTRDTRYYEETDRERTQKYGEHSRKRRDGYDYERYNNHRDKTRERQNYSDDREYRSEKRHKRSHRHDDHDIESRRRKESRVDEESYGDRRERRDDRRKDKDRRHKDKHRSSRHDYRHEGTEEPSDKIHIKKERPDSDTSRDDHDGSDDDVHGDRRRGRRRPYYDDHNMQDVYDPNKKIKTEK, from the exons ATGTCACTGGAGCGGCTTCAGGTGTGCTACTCGGCAGATGAGCGCCGTGTCATACATGATGCTGTGGTCAGCGCAGTACCATCCTGTCATGATCTCGCTGACTTGGCATTACTCAG TGAGAGTAATGAGCAGGGCTCCAAGGTAATCCTGACGCGCAAAGAAATCCTGTTGGAACTTCGCAACATGCGCAGACGCCGCACCAAATACCGCGTCGCTCCTAAGACTCGCAACTATTCGGATGTTTTACGTGACGTTATTAAGACACAG ATGGAAGTCTACAATGATGTTAAAACTGAAGATATCACTCCAACAGAACCAGTTGATGAAAACAACAGTCAGTATTCTAGAACAGACCCAAATAATGTTGACAGAAATAGTCATGACCcacataatattaaaagaaatagacGGGACTCGTATAATGATGACAGAAGTAGACATAAATCGTATAATGATGACAGAAGTAGACATAAATCGTATAATGATGACAGAAGCAGACATAACTCGTATAATGATGACAGAAGCAGACATAACTCGTATAATGTTGACAGAAATAGAAATGACTCGCATAGTAATGACAGAAATAGatatgaacaaacaaaaaaatgggTTCCCAAACCAATACAAGTTAAAATCGAAAAAGGAGAACACAGAGAGAGAGTAAAAATAGACAACAGAAGGCATTCGAGGCGAGACTCTGATGACTACGAAAGTCATCGACATGAACGCAAAGAGTGGGTCCCTAGGCCCATCCAAGAAGAAATAAAGATAGAAAGAGAAGATTTTACGGAGAGAGATGAAAGAACTGATAGAAGACATTCGCGCCACTCCAAACACGAAGACAGACATAAACATGATCGTCCCGAAAAGTGGGTGCCTAGGCCTATCAAAATTGAAGTTAAAACAGAGAGAGAAGATTCTAGCGAAAGAGATAGAAGTTCTGAAAGCAGACACTACAGAAGAGACCATAGAAATGATGGCCAAGACAGACACAAACGTGACGGAGTTTGGGTTCCTAGACCcataaaagaagaaattaaaactGAAAGAGAAGATTCCAGCGAAAGCGATAGAAGCTCTGAAAGCAGACACTCTAGAAGGGCCTATAGAAATGATAGCCAAGACAGACACAAACGTGACGAAGTTACTGTTCCCAGACCcataaaagaagaaattaaaactGAAAGAGAAGATTTCACAGAGAGACACAGAAGCTTAGATAGACGATATTCTAGCCAAGATTACGACTTGATGCCTAGACCTATAAAAGTAGAAGTAAAAACTGAAAGAGAAGAGACGGAGAGTACTACAGACCATAGAAAAGAAAAGTCACATAAAACCAATAGAGGTGAAGTAAATAGACCACATGATCGCGATAAAAGTGACAGACGAGATCACAATACTCGAGACACAAGATATTATGAAGAGACTGACCGAGAAAGAACACAAAAGTATGGAGAGCATTCTCGAAAGAGGAGAGACGGTTACGATTATGAAAGGTATAATAATCACAGAGATAAAACGAGAGAAAGACAAAACTACAGCGATGATAGGGAATACAGGTCTGAAAAGAGACACAAAAGAAGTCATAGACATGATGATCATGATATTGAAAGTAGGAGAAGAAAGGAATCACGAGTAGATGAAGAATCTTATGGTGATAGGAGAGAAAGAAGAGATGATCGACGTAAGGACAAAGATCGTAGACATAAAGACAAACATCGTAGTAGTCGTCACGATTACAGACACGAAGGGACAGAGGAACCAAGTGACAAGatacacattaaaaaagaaagaccGGATAGCGATACATCAAGAGATGACCACGACGGAAGTGATGACGACGTACATGGAGATAGGAGGCGTGGACGCCGTAGACCGTACTATGATGACCATAACATGCAAGACGTATACGATcctaataagaaaattaaaacggagaaataa